The following are encoded together in the Clostridium sp. TW13 genome:
- a CDS encoding plasmid mobilization protein, whose amino-acid sequence MKETKSELLQIRLTELEKKVIKDKADLLGITVSDYVKECCVYSNVSEMFINQLHKQEII is encoded by the coding sequence ATGAAGGAAACAAAGAGTGAACTTTTGCAGATAAGACTTACAGAGCTTGAGAAAAAGGTAATAAAGGATAAGGCTGATCTTTTAGGAATTACAGTGAGTGACTATGTTAAAGAATGCTGCGTTTATAGCAATGTATCAGAAATGTTTATAAATCAGCTGCACAAACAGGAAATTATCTAA
- a CDS encoding peptidoglycan-binding domain-containing protein produces MSKTLTKVLAVSLIVLGGFGLNGIVNPKTASACPYHVSDRLGSYPGYVLSMRNESYDSNVAQVQQFLRDLYFSTPADPKYNVYCITVDGHFGPATQAAVLFYQDQHGLSRDGQVGPATWSSMQNHA; encoded by the coding sequence ATGTCAAAGACATTGACAAAAGTTTTAGCTGTATCATTAATTGTTTTAGGAGGCTTTGGTTTAAATGGAATAGTGAATCCTAAAACAGCATCTGCATGTCCTTACCACGTAAGTGATAGATTAGGCTCTTATCCTGGATATGTTTTAAGTATGAGAAACGAAAGCTATGATTCTAATGTAGCACAAGTTCAACAATTTCTTCGTGACTTATATTTTTCAACACCAGCAGATCCTAAATATAATGTATATTGCATTACCGTAGATGGTCATTTTGGTCCTGCAACTCAAGCTGCTGTATTATTCTATCAAGATCAACATGGATTATCTAGAGATGGTCAAGTTGGTCCTGCAACTTGGAGCTCAATGCAAAACCACGCTTAA